Proteins encoded in a region of the Sebastes fasciatus isolate fSebFas1 chromosome 9, fSebFas1.pri, whole genome shotgun sequence genome:
- the bean1 gene encoding protein BEAN1 translates to MLMKLICSVSSNQSHGEYPDCRSERESGGEAPLLVSPLVVAGIVIGLVLFLSCITIIVGSLRKDSRLRNPHLRASYGLDGFSYGGSVGELRSTCLEDFPPGLDFDSYRETLSQVNSLYPDSPPRYDECVGPGSAQIYIPTDDPPPYSLLDPCQRGSEQQEEQPGYTGLDPSPYCDGGETSATSAAWLSPSRYPLGVPDHQHIASISFPLEAAPPYESVLAEQGGRPLPLMPCDLYKHQSETGNEGNSRPPGANQIL, encoded by the exons tgaGCTCCAACCAGAGCCATGGGGAGTACCCAGACTGCCGCAGTGAGAGGGAGTCGGGAGGGGAGGCGCCTCTCCTGGTGTCTCCGCTGGTGGTGGCGGGGATCGTTATAGGTCtggtcctcttcctctcctgcatCACCATCATCGTCGGCAGCCTGCGCAAAGACAGTCGACTCCGAAACCCGCACCTCCGAGCGAGCTACG GCCTGGACGGGTTCTCCTACGGAGGCTCAGTAGGAGAACTGAGATCTACCTGCTTAGAAGACTTTCCTCCTGGTCTCGACTTTGATTCATACAGAGAGACTCTGTCACAGGTCAACAGCCTGTACCCCGACTCACCGCCACG TTACGATGAGTGTGTTGGCCCCGGTTCGGCTCAGATCTACATCCCTACAGACGACCCGCCTCCTTACTCCCTGTTGGACCCCTGTCAGAGAGGGTccgagcagcaggaggagcagccCGGCTACACCGGTCTGGATCCATCTCCGTACTGCGATGGAGGAGAGACCTCGGCCACCAGCGCCGCCTGGCTCTCCCCCTCCCGCTACCCGCTGGGAGTGCCGGACCATCAACACATCGCGTCCATCTCCTTCCCGCTGGAGGCGGCGCCGCCTTACGAGTCGGTGTTGGCCGAGCAGGGAGGACGGCCGCTCCCTCTCATGCCATGTGACCTTTATAAACACCAATCAGAGACGGGGAACGAGGGCAACTCGCGGCCGCCGGGGGCCAACCAGATCTTGTAG